GAGCACGATCACGAAGAGGGCCGGACGGGTGAACGGGTGGTGGTGGGACGTCCGGGCCGGGTTGTTCCCCGGTTCGGCGTCGATCCACTCCTGCTGGGCCGGCACGCCCCTGAATGTAGAGGGGACGGGCGCAACCGGGTAATGCAGAGCGGTGGTGTGTCCGTCTCGGACGGGTAAAGAGTTGACTGCGCCCCCCGGTGAACTGCCCGGCGGCGGGCCGCCGCCGCTGACCGTGACGCTCGGCGTTGCAGCCGTGATCGGACGTGCCTATCGCGTAACCTCGCCATCATGGCGACCCGTACGTCCACATCTGGCGGCAGTTCGGCACGCTCGAATGCCTCCAGGAGTGCGTCGGGCCGGGGCCGCGGGACCGCTGCGTCCAAAGGTCGCACCACCAAGCCCCGGGCCTCGTCGAAGACCAAGGCCACGACCAAGGCCGCGGCGAAGCCGGCCGCCCGGGGCACCACGAGGGCGCCGGCCCGGCGCACCGCGGCGTCGCGTCCGTCACTCCCGTTCCGGATGGTCCGCAGCGTCTACCTCGGCGTCGCGCACCTGATCGGCGGGGGAGCCCGGGCCGTCGGTCAGGGTGCCCGCGACCTCGACCCGGACCACCGGCGTGACGGCGTCGGCTTCATCCTCGTCGCCGCCGCGATCGTGGTCGCCTCGCGGGAATGGTGGGGCCTGCCCGGGAACCTGGGCGTCGCCGTGCACGCGATCGCCGCTGGCACGGTCGGCAAGGTCGCGCTGGTCCTGCCGATCCTCCTGCTGGTCGGCGGCTGGCTGGTGATGCGCCGCCCCGACGAGATGGCCTCGGTGCACCGGATGGCGATCGGCACCACCGCGATCGTCGTCTCCGCCACCGGCCTGACCCACCTGGCCTCCGGCCTGCCCAGCCCTTCCGACGGAGCGCGCCAGATGCGCGGCGCCGGCGGCATGATCGGCTATCTGGCCTCCGCCCCGCTCAACGCCGGGGTGAGTGCCTGGGCCGCCGTGCCGATCCTGCTGCTGCTCGCCTTCTTCGGCATCCTCGTCGTCACCGCCACGCCGGTCTACGCCATCCCGGAACGCCTGCGGTACGTGCACGACATGCTCACCGGGATGGGTACGGACGAAGACGTCCACTACCGCAACCGCCGCAACCGCCGCTTCGACGACGAGGGCCCGCTGCACGGTGACGAGGCCTACGCGACCCCTCTCCTGAAACCCGACGACGAGGAAGAACCTCAGCCCGCCCGCGGCCGCAAGAGCAAGGCGCAGCGCGTCTTCGACGTCGATGCCGCGGAACAGGCCGACCGGGACCGTGACGTCAACGAGGTGGACCTGCAGGATCTGCTCGACGCGGGCCGGGGAACCCCTCTCAAGAAGTCCCCACCTCCTCCGCCCCCGCCGGTCGAGCGCACCCAGCCGGTCCCCGTCGCGCCGGTGCCCTCCACCCCGCCCGAGCCCCCGGAGACCACCCAGCTGCCCGGCCGGGTGGAGCAGTTGCTGCTCGCCGGCGACGTGACTTACCACCTGCCGCCCTCGGACATCCTCAGCGGCGGCCCGCCGCCGAAGGAGCGGAGCGAGGCGAACGACAAGGTGGTCGAGTCGCTGACCCGGGTGTTCGAGGACTTCGGCATCGACGCGCAGGTCACCGGCTTCAGCCGCGGCCCGACGGTGACCCGGTACGAGGTCGAGGTCGGCCAGGCCGTGAAGGTCGAGAAGGTCACGGCGCTCAGCAAGAACATCTCCTACGCGGTGGCCAGCGCCGACGTGCGCATCCTGTCGCCGATCCCGGGCAAGTCGGCGATCGGTATCGAGATCCCGAACACCGACCGCGAGACCGTGGCGCTCGGCGACGTGCTGCGCAGCCAGACGGCGCGGCGCTCGGAGCACCCGATGGTGATGGGTGTGGGCAAGGACGTCGAGGGCGGCTTCGTCATCGCGAACCTGGCCAAGATGCCGCACCTGCTGGTGGCGGGGGCCACCGGTGCGGGTAAGTCCTCGTTCGTGAACTCGATGATCACGTCGCTGCTCATGCGCTCGACGCCGGACGAGGTCCGGATGGTGCTGGTCGACCCCAAGCGGGTCGAGCTGACCGCCTACGAGGGCATTCCGCACCTGATCACGCCGATTATCACCAACCCCAAGAAGGCCGCCGAGGCTCTGCAGTGGGTGGTGAAGGAGATGGACACCCGTTACGACGACCTGTCGGCGTTCGGGTTCAAGCACATCGACGACTTCAACAAGGCGATCCGCAACAACAGCGTCGTGCTCCCGCCCGGCAGCGACCGCGCGCTCCAGCCCTACCCCTACCTGCTGGTCGTGGTGGATGAACTCGCCGACCTGATGATGGTCGCTCCGCGTGATGTGGAAGACGCCATTGTCCGTATCACCCAGCTCGCCCGGGCCGCCGGCATCCACCTGGTGCTGGCCACGCAGCGACCCTCGGTCGACGTCGTCACCGGTCTGATCAAGGCCAACGTGCCGAGCCGGATGGCCTTCGCGACCAGCTCGGTCACCGACTCGCGGGTGGTACTCGACCAGCCCGGCGCAGAAAAGCTGATCGGTCAGGGCGACGGGCTCTTCCTGCCGATGGGCGTGTCCAAACCGATCCGTGTGCAGGGTGCATGGGTCACTGAGAGTGAAATTGAACGTGTTGTCGAGCATGTGAAGGAACAGCTCCAGCCGGTCTATCGTGAAGACGTGGCCGTCGTGGCGGTGCGCAGGGAGATCGACGAGGACATCGGTGACGATCTTGAGTTGCTGCTCGCGGCTGCCGAGCTCATCGTTACCTCCCAGTTCGGGTCGACCTCGATGCTGCAGCGCAAGCTGCGGGTCGGGTTCGCGAAGGCGGGCCGGCTGATGGATCTGCTGGAGTCCCGTGGCGTAGTGGGACCGAGTGAGGGCAGCAAGGCTCGTGACGTCCTGGTGAAACCTGACGATCTTCCTGGCACGCTGGCCCTTATTCGGGGGGAGACCCCGCCGGATGACGATGCCGGGCGGGTAGAAGATCTATGGGAACCAGGTATGGATGATGATTGATGACATGGGCGACGACGCCCCCCTTTCGGTGGACGACCTGATTCCGGGTGGCGCCGAGCTTGATCTTCTGGTGTGGGATGCACCCAATATCGATATGACGCTCTCGAACGTGATCGGCGGCCGTCCCTCGGCGCAGTCCCGGCCCCGGTTCGACGCGGTGGCGAAGTGGCTGCTGGCGCAGGCGGGTGACCGTGAGGTCGAGGGCGCGGTGTTCGCCAACGTGCCGCCGGGAGGTGCCGCGACCATGCGGGGCTGGGTCGAGGCCATCCGCTCGTTCGGTTACGCCGTCTTCGCCCGGCCGAAGCTGGGCCCGCTCGACGACGTGGACGCCGACATGCTGGCCCACATCGCCGAGCGCCACCGCACGCACCGGCTGCGCCGTCTGGTCGTGGCCAGTGGTGACGGGCGTAACTTCAACGAGCCGCTCGAAGAGCTGGCCCGTGAGGGTGTCGACGTCACGGTGCTGTCGTTCGTCGAGGTCGCGGGCTACGCCCAGGAGTCCGACGTGATCCGGTTCGTCGACCTGGAAGACGTCCCCGGCGCGTTCACCACTCCGCTCCCGCGGGTGCGGCTCGACAACCTCCCCGCCGGTGGTGCGTGGCTCCAGCCGACCCGTTCGATGCGGTCGTTGCTCAGCGAGAACGCCTGATCAACGACACCTTGAAGACGCTCTGACCGGCGCCCGCACGAAGGTGGACGCCGGTGGTGGTGCAGTTCGGAGGGCCCCGGTCGTCACGACCGGGGCCCTTCGGCGTTCATCGGTGTTCGGGAGGCGTTCAGGAGGTATCGGGGGCCCATCTGACCAGGGCAGAACCGCGACCCCGAAACGGCCAGTAGTCTGTGGGCGTGGTTGCCCCTCGTTCCAACACCCGCTCCGTCGCACTGGTCACTCTGGGATGCGCCCGGAACGAGGTCGATTCGGAGGAATTGGCCGGCCGCCTGGCAGCAGCCGGGTGGGAGCTCGTCGACGACGCCGAGAACGCCGACGTCGCGGTGGTCAACACCTGCGGCTTCGTCGAGCAGGCGAAGAAAGACTCCATCGATGTGCTGATGGAGGCTGCCGAGCTGAAAGACAGCCCCGCCCGCACGAAGGCCGTCGTGGCCGTCGGCTGCATGGCCGAGCGCTACGGCGAGCAGCTGGCCGACTCGCTGCCCGAGGCCGACGCGGTGCTGGGCTTCGACTCCTACGCCGACCTCTCCAGTCACCTCGACGCCATCCTTCACGGTGAGAAGCCGAAGTCGCACGTGCCGGTCGACCGGCGCACGCTGCTGCCGCTGACGCCGTCCGCGCGCTCCGCCGCGAACGTGGCCGTGCCCGGGCACAGCTCCGACCCGGTGATCATCGACGACCTGCCGACCGGCCTGGCCCCGGTCAGCGGCCCGCGCGTCATCCGCCGCCGGCTCGACGGCCGTCCCTGGTCCCCGCTGAAGCTGGCCTCCGGCTGCGACCGGCGGTGCACGTTCTGCGCCATCCCGGCCTTCCGCGGCGCCTTCCTCTCGCGCCGCCCGGCCGAGGTGGTCAACGAGGCCCGCTGGCTGGCCGAGCAGGGCGTCAAGGAGCTGTTCCTGGTCAGTGAGAACTCGACCTCGTACGGCAAAGACCTCGGCGACCTGCGGCTGCTCGAGACGATGCTGCCCGAGCTGGCGGCCATCGACGGCATCGACCGGGTGCGGGTGTCCTACCTGCAGCCCGCCGAGCTGCGGCCCGGCCTGATCGACGCGATCGCGGCCACCGAGGGCGTGGCGCCCTATTTCGACATCTCGTTCCAGCACTCGGCCAACACCGTGCTGCGCCGCATGCGCCGCTTCGGCAGCACCGGCGACTTCACCACCCTGCTGCGCAGCATCCGCGAGCGCAGCCCGCAGGCCGGCATCCGCTCCAACGTCATCGTCGGCTTCCCGGGTGAGACCGAGGCCGAGTTCGAGGAGCTCGCGGGCTTCCTCACACAGGCCCGGCTCGACGTGGTCGGTGTGTTCGGCTACTCCGACGAGGACGGCACGGAGGCGGCCACGCTCGAGGGCAAGCTGCCCGACGAGGAGATCGCCGCCCGGGTCGCGCACATCACCGGCCTGGTCGAGGAGCTCACCGCCCAGCGGGCCGAGGAGCGCATCGGCGAGCGGGTGCGGGTGCTGATCGAGGGTGTGGACGAGGACGACCCGGACACGATCGTCGGCCGTGCGGCCCATCAGGGCCCGGAGGTCGACGGGCAGATGCTGCTGCCCGGGGTGAAGGCCTCGCCGGGCGACTGGATCGACGCCGTGGTCACCGAGTCCCTGGGGGTCGACCTGATCGCGGTCCCGGCCGACGATGCGGTCATGTCGGCCACTTCTGCCTCGGTGACCTCAGCAGGGTGAGCGCCACGACCACGGCGCCCAGTAACTGGAACATCGCCAATGCGCTGACGGGACTGCGCATCGTGCTGGTGCCGTTCTTCGCCGTGCTGATGCTGCACGAAGACGGGCACCAGACCAGCTGGCGCATCGCGGCCACCGTGGCCTTCGCCGCGGCGATCATCACCGATCGCATCGACGGGGACCTGGCGCGCAGCCGTGGTCTGGTCACCGACC
This genomic interval from Kineosporia sp. NBRC 101731 contains the following:
- a CDS encoding DNA translocase FtsK; the encoded protein is MATRTSTSGGSSARSNASRSASGRGRGTAASKGRTTKPRASSKTKATTKAAAKPAARGTTRAPARRTAASRPSLPFRMVRSVYLGVAHLIGGGARAVGQGARDLDPDHRRDGVGFILVAAAIVVASREWWGLPGNLGVAVHAIAAGTVGKVALVLPILLLVGGWLVMRRPDEMASVHRMAIGTTAIVVSATGLTHLASGLPSPSDGARQMRGAGGMIGYLASAPLNAGVSAWAAVPILLLLAFFGILVVTATPVYAIPERLRYVHDMLTGMGTDEDVHYRNRRNRRFDDEGPLHGDEAYATPLLKPDDEEEPQPARGRKSKAQRVFDVDAAEQADRDRDVNEVDLQDLLDAGRGTPLKKSPPPPPPPVERTQPVPVAPVPSTPPEPPETTQLPGRVEQLLLAGDVTYHLPPSDILSGGPPPKERSEANDKVVESLTRVFEDFGIDAQVTGFSRGPTVTRYEVEVGQAVKVEKVTALSKNISYAVASADVRILSPIPGKSAIGIEIPNTDRETVALGDVLRSQTARRSEHPMVMGVGKDVEGGFVIANLAKMPHLLVAGATGAGKSSFVNSMITSLLMRSTPDEVRMVLVDPKRVELTAYEGIPHLITPIITNPKKAAEALQWVVKEMDTRYDDLSAFGFKHIDDFNKAIRNNSVVLPPGSDRALQPYPYLLVVVDELADLMMVAPRDVEDAIVRITQLARAAGIHLVLATQRPSVDVVTGLIKANVPSRMAFATSSVTDSRVVLDQPGAEKLIGQGDGLFLPMGVSKPIRVQGAWVTESEIERVVEHVKEQLQPVYREDVAVVAVRREIDEDIGDDLELLLAAAELIVTSQFGSTSMLQRKLRVGFAKAGRLMDLLESRGVVGPSEGSKARDVLVKPDDLPGTLALIRGETPPDDDAGRVEDLWEPGMDDD
- a CDS encoding NYN domain-containing protein codes for the protein MGDDAPLSVDDLIPGGAELDLLVWDAPNIDMTLSNVIGGRPSAQSRPRFDAVAKWLLAQAGDREVEGAVFANVPPGGAATMRGWVEAIRSFGYAVFARPKLGPLDDVDADMLAHIAERHRTHRLRRLVVASGDGRNFNEPLEELAREGVDVTVLSFVEVAGYAQESDVIRFVDLEDVPGAFTTPLPRVRLDNLPAGGAWLQPTRSMRSLLSENA
- the rimO gene encoding 30S ribosomal protein S12 methylthiotransferase RimO, producing MVAPRSNTRSVALVTLGCARNEVDSEELAGRLAAAGWELVDDAENADVAVVNTCGFVEQAKKDSIDVLMEAAELKDSPARTKAVVAVGCMAERYGEQLADSLPEADAVLGFDSYADLSSHLDAILHGEKPKSHVPVDRRTLLPLTPSARSAANVAVPGHSSDPVIIDDLPTGLAPVSGPRVIRRRLDGRPWSPLKLASGCDRRCTFCAIPAFRGAFLSRRPAEVVNEARWLAEQGVKELFLVSENSTSYGKDLGDLRLLETMLPELAAIDGIDRVRVSYLQPAELRPGLIDAIAATEGVAPYFDISFQHSANTVLRRMRRFGSTGDFTTLLRSIRERSPQAGIRSNVIVGFPGETEAEFEELAGFLTQARLDVVGVFGYSDEDGTEAATLEGKLPDEEIAARVAHITGLVEELTAQRAEERIGERVRVLIEGVDEDDPDTIVGRAAHQGPEVDGQMLLPGVKASPGDWIDAVVTESLGVDLIAVPADDAVMSATSASVTSAG